In the genome of Altererythrobacter sp. TH136, one region contains:
- a CDS encoding GGDEF and EAL domain-containing protein, with protein sequence MSDSTSPTPQKPADLPLLAILGLKDPEGEDWGRLRGLQYSQLISTAGQRTAVHALCALLTVAIYAGTAPIWLMAVFIAALGVSLVVNRRANRGVAVGDRPRVTRDEMNRKARATFVVSAAWCIPIFGFAIFGTDVERASLGVLFSVLLIGSSLALGAAPLATIIMGAVAGGAMILSFLWFGQFSLAAGIAIMLAAVAKGVASVSRVHLTACLAEAGNAEKSEVVSLLLREFEENQADWLWQVDTNRMVRGASPRFAFALGRPVEEVEGRPFVELIAGEAWETGQFPPSLHDLAERLKRRESFSNLLVKVAIGREHRWWELSGTPMLDDNGAYLGVRGVGSDVTEQRESSEKIAYLARYDTLTGLPNRLMLTEALGDALRYAEQWRTRCAFLMIDLDRFKAVNDSLGHLVGDKLLAQVSARLKALMGDNEMCGRLGGDEFAIVVRDASERGCIERVAKNVIARLSQPYEVDHHTLYVGASVGSAIGPRDGKSVEELMRNADLALYRAKDDGGNEHRNYEPLLHANAEERRQLEFALRQALEKRELELHYQPVVDANSENVVSFEALVRWNSADHGPISPGKFVPIAEDTRLIVPIGTWVMEQACREATRWPDHIRVAVNVSPEQLFEPDFATTVVRALTASGLEARRLELEVTESIFLRDASIARASLEQVMALGCTVALDDFGTGYSSLGYLRKIKFSTIKVDRSFVQGAAQDSKESLAIIRAVVAMADSLEMSTTAEGVETAEEAEMIRRMGCTKIQGYYFGRPMRADDALQLFRRRAAVPERLRA encoded by the coding sequence GTGAGCGACAGCACCTCTCCTACCCCGCAAAAACCGGCCGACTTGCCGCTCCTGGCGATCCTTGGTCTCAAGGATCCCGAGGGTGAGGATTGGGGCCGGCTGCGCGGTCTGCAGTATTCGCAGCTAATCAGCACCGCCGGGCAGCGGACTGCGGTTCACGCTTTGTGTGCGCTGCTGACGGTGGCAATTTATGCGGGCACGGCGCCGATCTGGTTGATGGCGGTGTTCATCGCCGCTCTTGGCGTGAGCCTGGTCGTCAACCGGCGGGCCAATCGGGGTGTCGCCGTCGGGGACCGGCCCCGCGTCACCCGGGACGAGATGAACCGCAAGGCACGAGCGACCTTCGTCGTCTCCGCTGCATGGTGCATCCCTATCTTCGGATTTGCGATTTTCGGGACCGACGTCGAGCGCGCCAGCCTGGGGGTGCTGTTCAGCGTGCTGCTAATCGGATCCTCCCTGGCGTTGGGCGCCGCGCCTCTGGCGACAATCATCATGGGCGCCGTCGCGGGCGGTGCAATGATCCTGAGCTTCCTCTGGTTCGGACAGTTCTCCCTCGCCGCAGGGATCGCGATCATGTTGGCGGCGGTGGCCAAGGGCGTGGCCAGTGTCTCGCGCGTGCATCTGACCGCCTGCCTGGCCGAGGCGGGGAACGCGGAGAAGAGCGAGGTCGTGTCGCTGCTGCTGCGCGAATTCGAGGAAAACCAGGCAGACTGGTTGTGGCAGGTGGATACCAACCGGATGGTCCGCGGTGCCTCTCCCCGCTTCGCCTTCGCGCTCGGGCGTCCGGTGGAAGAGGTCGAAGGCCGGCCGTTCGTAGAGCTGATCGCAGGGGAGGCGTGGGAGACCGGCCAGTTTCCGCCGTCGCTGCACGATCTGGCCGAGCGCCTGAAACGCCGCGAAAGCTTCTCCAACCTGCTGGTGAAGGTGGCGATCGGCCGCGAGCATCGCTGGTGGGAGCTGTCGGGCACCCCCATGCTGGACGATAACGGCGCGTACCTGGGCGTGCGCGGGGTCGGGTCCGATGTCACCGAACAGCGCGAATCGAGCGAGAAGATCGCTTATCTTGCGCGCTACGACACCCTCACGGGCTTGCCCAATCGCCTGATGCTGACCGAGGCGCTGGGCGATGCGCTGCGGTATGCCGAACAATGGCGCACCCGCTGTGCGTTCCTGATGATCGACCTCGACCGCTTCAAGGCGGTGAACGATTCGCTCGGTCACCTCGTGGGCGACAAGCTGCTGGCGCAGGTGTCAGCGCGGCTCAAGGCGCTGATGGGCGACAACGAGATGTGCGGCCGCCTTGGCGGTGACGAGTTCGCGATCGTCGTGCGTGACGCTTCGGAACGGGGCTGCATCGAACGCGTGGCGAAGAATGTGATCGCGCGGCTGTCGCAGCCGTACGAAGTCGATCACCACACGCTGTACGTCGGCGCGTCGGTCGGCTCGGCCATCGGTCCGCGGGATGGCAAGTCGGTCGAGGAACTGATGCGCAACGCCGACCTCGCGCTCTACCGAGCCAAGGACGACGGCGGCAACGAACACCGCAATTACGAGCCGCTGCTGCACGCGAACGCCGAGGAGCGCCGCCAGCTGGAATTCGCGCTTCGCCAGGCGCTGGAGAAGCGTGAGCTGGAACTCCACTATCAACCGGTGGTCGATGCCAATTCGGAAAACGTGGTCAGCTTCGAAGCACTGGTCCGCTGGAACAGCGCCGATCACGGCCCGATCAGCCCCGGCAAGTTCGTGCCGATCGCCGAGGATACCCGCCTGATCGTGCCCATCGGCACCTGGGTCATGGAACAGGCTTGCCGCGAAGCGACCCGTTGGCCCGACCACATCCGGGTGGCGGTCAACGTCTCTCCGGAACAGCTGTTCGAACCCGATTTCGCCACCACCGTGGTGCGCGCGCTGACCGCTAGCGGACTGGAAGCGCGGCGGCTTGAGCTGGAAGTGACCGAGAGCATCTTCCTGCGCGACGCCAGTATCGCGCGCGCCTCGCTGGAGCAGGTGATGGCGCTAGGCTGCACCGTCGCGCTCGATGACTTCGGAACTGGCTATTCCTCGCTAGGGTACCTTCGAAAGATCAAGTTCTCGACCATCAAGGTCGATCGCAGCTTCGTGCAAGGCGCGGCGCAGGACAGCAAGGAGAGCCTGGCGATCATCCGCGCGGTCGTCGCGATGGCCGACAGCCTGGAGATGAGCACCACCGCGGAAGGTGTCGAGACGGCCGAGGAAGCCGAGATGATTCGCCGGATGGGGTGCACGAAAATTCAGGGCTATTACTTCGGCCGGCCGATGCGCGCCGACGATGCGCTGCAACTGTTCCGCCGGCGGGCGGCGGTTCCCGAACGCCTGCGCGCCTAA
- the glmS gene encoding glutamine--fructose-6-phosphate transaminase (isomerizing), which translates to MCGIIGIVGKESVADRLVDGLKRMEYRGYDSAGVCTVHEGELVRRRAEGKLVNLVRELAAHPAPGDIGIAHTRWATHGAPTAHNAHPHATEHVALVHNGIIENYKPLRDELIAAGRALESETDSEVVVHLISREVENGASPEDAVKAVLPRLRGAFALAIAFRAHPDMLIGARLGSPLVLGYGEGETYLGSDALALAPLTQRIAYLEEGDWTVVRRDDAQVYDADNNPVTREITTSGASAASVEKGNYRHFMQKEIYEQPIVVAQTLRSYIRQVDSTVALPQIDFDLSTIRRITIVACGTSFYAGMVAKYWFETFARVPVDIDYASEFRYREPVLEEGGLSLFISQSGETADTLAALRYCKQAGQTIAVVVNVPTSSMAREADLLLPTHAGPEIGVASTKAFTCQLAVLAALAAHLAVKKGRMDRSEEQEVVRHLLEAPAALNAALDHDDDIAAMAHLIAPARDVLYLGRGPDYPLALEGALKLKEISYIHAEGYASGEMKHGPIALIDEAVPVIVLAPSGPLFEKTVSNMQEVRARGGKIVLISDEEGLAEAGEGCLATIAMPKVHPLIAPLVYAVPVQLLAYHVACVKGTDVDQPRNLAKSVTVE; encoded by the coding sequence ATGTGCGGCATCATCGGCATCGTCGGCAAGGAATCAGTCGCGGACCGGCTGGTCGACGGACTGAAGCGAATGGAATACCGCGGCTATGACAGCGCGGGCGTGTGCACCGTGCACGAAGGCGAGCTTGTCCGCCGCCGGGCCGAGGGCAAGCTGGTGAACCTAGTGCGCGAACTGGCCGCGCATCCGGCGCCGGGCGACATCGGCATCGCCCACACCCGCTGGGCGACCCACGGCGCGCCGACCGCTCACAACGCGCACCCCCATGCGACCGAGCACGTCGCGCTGGTCCACAACGGCATCATCGAAAACTACAAGCCGCTGCGTGACGAACTGATTGCCGCTGGACGCGCGCTGGAGAGCGAAACCGACAGCGAAGTCGTGGTCCATCTCATCAGCCGCGAAGTCGAGAACGGCGCCTCTCCGGAAGACGCGGTCAAAGCCGTGCTTCCCCGCCTGCGCGGCGCATTCGCGCTGGCGATCGCCTTCCGCGCCCATCCCGACATGCTGATCGGCGCGCGCCTCGGTTCGCCGCTGGTCCTCGGTTATGGTGAGGGCGAAACCTATCTCGGCTCCGACGCGCTGGCGCTGGCGCCGCTGACGCAGCGGATCGCTTATCTCGAGGAAGGCGACTGGACCGTCGTCAGGCGCGACGACGCGCAGGTCTATGACGCCGACAACAATCCGGTGACGCGCGAGATCACCACCTCCGGTGCCTCCGCCGCCTCGGTGGAGAAGGGCAATTACCGCCACTTCATGCAGAAAGAGATCTACGAGCAGCCTATCGTCGTCGCGCAGACGCTGCGCAGCTACATCCGTCAGGTCGACAGCACCGTGGCGCTGCCACAGATCGACTTTGACCTGTCGACGATCCGCCGGATCACCATCGTTGCGTGCGGAACGTCGTTCTACGCCGGCATGGTGGCAAAGTACTGGTTCGAGACTTTCGCCCGGGTGCCGGTCGACATCGATTACGCGAGCGAGTTCCGTTACCGCGAGCCGGTGCTGGAGGAGGGCGGCCTGTCGCTGTTCATCTCCCAGAGCGGCGAGACGGCCGATACGCTGGCTGCGCTGCGATATTGCAAGCAAGCGGGCCAGACCATCGCGGTGGTGGTCAACGTACCGACAAGTTCCATGGCGCGCGAGGCCGACCTGCTGTTGCCGACTCACGCAGGGCCGGAAATCGGCGTTGCCAGCACCAAGGCGTTCACTTGCCAGTTGGCCGTGCTCGCCGCGCTGGCCGCGCACCTGGCGGTGAAGAAGGGGCGGATGGACCGCAGCGAAGAACAGGAAGTCGTTCGCCACCTGCTCGAAGCACCCGCCGCGCTCAACGCAGCGCTTGATCATGATGACGATATCGCAGCGATGGCGCACCTGATCGCGCCGGCCCGCGACGTGCTCTATCTCGGCCGCGGCCCGGACTATCCTCTGGCTCTCGAAGGCGCGCTGAAACTGAAGGAAATCAGCTACATCCATGCGGAAGGTTATGCGTCTGGCGAAATGAAGCACGGGCCGATCGCGCTGATCGACGAAGCCGTCCCCGTCATCGTCCTCGCGCCCTCGGGACCGCTGTTCGAAAAGACCGTCTCCAACATGCAGGAAGTGCGCGCGCGAGGCGGCAAGATCGTGCTCATTTCCGACGAGGAAGGCCTAGCCGAAGCAGGCGAAGGCTGCCTCGCCACCATCGCGATGCCCAAGGTTCACCCGCTGATCGCACCGCTTGTCTACGCCGTGCCGGTGCAGTTGCTTGCCTACCATGTGGCGTGCGTGAAGGGCACCGATGTCGATCAGCCGCGCAATCTGGCGAAGTCCGTGACGGTGGAATAG
- a CDS encoding type II toxin-antitoxin system VapC family toxin has product MSAPFFDTTIIVDWLKRRPQARAEIARYARHQISRIVWTEIMAAEALEARQVLQEALAHFEVVELDQRIATAAADICYRTEMSLPHAYVLATAQVNGAILITRNTKDFPAELPGIRVPYTL; this is encoded by the coding sequence ATGTCGGCGCCATTTTTCGACACCACCATCATCGTCGACTGGCTCAAGCGCCGCCCCCAGGCTCGCGCCGAGATCGCGCGATACGCGCGGCACCAGATCAGTCGCATCGTATGGACGGAGATCATGGCGGCGGAGGCGCTGGAGGCGCGCCAGGTTCTGCAAGAAGCGCTCGCTCATTTCGAAGTGGTGGAATTGGATCAGCGGATCGCTACAGCGGCGGCCGACATTTGTTATCGGACCGAAATGAGCCTCCCCCACGCGTATGTCCTGGCGACCGCGCAAGTGAATGGCGCAATCCTAATTACACGAAACACCAAGGATTTTCCGGCAGAGCTGCCGGGGATCCGCGTTCCCTATACTCTCTGA
- a CDS encoding ribbon-helix-helix domain-containing protein, giving the protein MTRILADLHDDDIQRLDRMAADQGKSRAAMLREAVQLYLLHRGDDRSWIDRGYGLWSDRPDIRDDFDDRRAGKRSRHDEQH; this is encoded by the coding sequence GTGACCCGAATTCTGGCCGATTTGCATGATGACGACATCCAGCGGCTAGACCGGATGGCTGCCGATCAGGGAAAATCCCGGGCCGCGATGCTGCGCGAGGCCGTGCAACTTTACCTGCTGCACCGGGGCGACGATCGCAGCTGGATCGACCGGGGATACGGGCTGTGGTCGGATCGTCCGGACATCCGCGATGACTTCGACGATCGGCGTGCTGGTAAGCGTAGCCGCCATGATGAGCAGCACTGA
- a CDS encoding CpaF family protein encodes MSAFGRRNGPGGMAPGARPSFGVARPMKGSGVAAGAAAPVPGGDQFPPLPGAPDVFTDGGPDSAPNKNDAMTRLTDRANAIHDPNSQVGGFEASVHKIKEQVLPRLLERVDPEAAATLTKDELSEEFRPIILEVLAELKVTLNRREQFALEKVLIDELLGFGPLEELLNDPDISDIMVNGPDQTYIEKKGKLVIAPIRFRDEQHLFQIAQRIVNQVGRRVDQTTPLADARLKDGSRVNVIVPPLSLRGTAISIRKFSEKPITIDMLRDFGSMSDKMATALKIAGACRMNVVISGGTGSGKTTMLNALSKMIDPGERVLTIEDAAELRLQQPHWLPLETRPPNLEGQGAITIGDLVKNALRMRPDRIILGEIRGAECFDLLAAMNTGHDGSMCTLHANSPRECLGRMENMILMGDIKIPKEAISRQIAESVDLIVQVKRLRDGSRRTTNVTEVIGMEGDVIVTQELFKFEYLDESEDGKILGEFRSSGLRPYTLEKARQFGFDQAYLEACL; translated from the coding sequence ATGAGCGCTTTTGGACGCAGGAACGGACCCGGGGGAATGGCTCCGGGCGCGCGCCCGTCCTTTGGCGTGGCTCGACCCATGAAGGGCAGCGGCGTGGCTGCGGGCGCGGCTGCGCCCGTGCCGGGGGGCGATCAGTTCCCCCCGCTCCCGGGTGCTCCCGACGTGTTCACCGATGGTGGACCGGATTCAGCGCCGAACAAGAACGACGCGATGACGCGCCTGACCGATCGCGCCAACGCCATTCACGATCCGAACAGCCAGGTCGGCGGGTTCGAAGCCAGCGTTCACAAGATCAAGGAGCAGGTGCTCCCCCGCCTGCTCGAGCGGGTCGATCCCGAAGCGGCGGCGACGCTGACCAAGGACGAGCTCAGCGAAGAATTCCGGCCGATCATCCTGGAGGTTCTTGCCGAACTAAAAGTGACGCTCAACCGGCGCGAACAGTTCGCGCTTGAAAAGGTGCTCATCGACGAGCTGCTCGGCTTCGGGCCGCTGGAAGAACTGCTCAACGACCCCGACATCTCCGACATCATGGTCAACGGCCCGGACCAGACCTACATCGAGAAAAAGGGCAAGCTGGTCATCGCGCCGATCCGGTTCCGCGACGAACAGCACCTGTTCCAGATCGCCCAGCGCATAGTGAACCAAGTCGGCCGCCGCGTTGACCAGACCACGCCGCTGGCGGACGCCCGTCTGAAGGACGGTAGCCGCGTCAACGTGATCGTCCCGCCATTGAGCTTGCGCGGCACCGCGATCTCGATCCGTAAGTTCTCCGAAAAGCCGATCACCATCGACATGCTGCGCGACTTCGGCAGCATGAGCGACAAAATGGCGACCGCGCTCAAGATCGCCGGTGCATGCCGGATGAACGTGGTCATCTCGGGCGGCACAGGTTCGGGCAAGACGACGATGCTCAACGCCCTGTCGAAGATGATCGACCCGGGCGAGCGCGTGCTGACGATCGAGGACGCGGCCGAGCTACGGTTGCAGCAGCCTCACTGGCTGCCGCTGGAAACGCGGCCTCCGAACCTTGAAGGCCAGGGCGCGATCACCATCGGCGACCTCGTCAAGAACGCGCTGCGTATGCGGCCTGACCGGATCATCCTGGGCGAAATCCGCGGAGCCGAGTGCTTCGACCTGCTCGCCGCGATGAACACCGGCCACGACGGCTCGATGTGCACACTCCACGCCAACAGCCCGCGTGAATGCCTGGGCCGTATGGAAAACATGATTTTGATGGGCGACATCAAGATCCCCAAGGAAGCGATCAGCCGCCAGATCGCAGAGTCGGTCGACCTGATCGTGCAGGTGAAGCGCCTGCGCGACGGTTCGCGCCGGACCACCAACGTGACCGAGGTGATCGGCATGGAAGGTGACGTGATCGTCACCCAGGAACTGTTCAAGTTCGAGTATCTGGACGAGAGCGAGGACGGCAAGATTCTCGGCGAATTCCGCTCGAGCGGCCTGCGTCCCTATACCCTGGAGAAGGCCCGCCAGTTCGGTTTCGACCAGGCATATCTGGAAGCCTGCCTGTAA
- a CDS encoding DMT family transporter, translating into MAEPIRYHRPQMALLIRLGAALVLSIMLVFVKLVTQSGVSLTETLFWRQLPTVPILLAWFAARGQLSTLGSTRLKAHGGRAMTGLMGMFLNFGAVTLLPLAEATTFNFTSAIWAVILSAQLLHERIGVWRWAAVLLGFAGVLVIAQPGGGHIPLLGAAVALGAAFMIALISIQIRDLAQTEHPLTIVFWFAAFSVVPLAIALPFVIVPHTLYQWSLLGGLALFGLLGQFLLTAALRFGAVASVIVMDYSSLIWATLLGWWVFDLLPPHTTWLGAPLVVGAGLLIAWREHCLSLQKARAMVGE; encoded by the coding sequence GTGGCCGAGCCGATCCGATACCACCGCCCGCAGATGGCGCTCCTGATCCGCCTCGGCGCGGCATTGGTGCTGTCGATCATGCTGGTGTTCGTCAAGCTGGTCACCCAGTCGGGCGTGTCGCTGACCGAAACGCTGTTCTGGCGCCAGTTGCCGACGGTGCCGATCCTGCTCGCCTGGTTCGCCGCGCGCGGCCAGTTGTCGACGCTCGGCAGCACGCGGCTGAAAGCGCACGGTGGCCGCGCGATGACCGGCCTGATGGGCATGTTCCTCAACTTCGGTGCAGTGACCCTGCTGCCGCTGGCAGAGGCGACCACCTTCAACTTCACCTCCGCGATCTGGGCGGTGATCCTCTCGGCCCAGCTGCTGCACGAACGGATCGGCGTGTGGCGATGGGCCGCGGTCCTGCTCGGGTTTGCCGGGGTGCTGGTGATCGCTCAACCCGGTGGTGGCCATATTCCCCTGTTGGGCGCCGCGGTCGCTCTCGGTGCCGCGTTCATGATCGCGCTGATCTCGATCCAGATCCGCGATCTTGCGCAGACGGAACATCCGCTGACGATCGTGTTCTGGTTCGCCGCCTTCAGCGTGGTGCCGCTGGCGATCGCGCTGCCGTTCGTGATCGTGCCGCACACCCTGTATCAATGGTCGCTGCTGGGTGGCCTCGCGTTGTTCGGGTTGCTCGGCCAATTCCTGCTCACCGCGGCGCTGCGGTTCGGCGCCGTGGCGAGCGTCATCGTGATGGATTACAGCTCGCTGATCTGGGCGACTCTGCTGGGTTGGTGGGTGTTCGATCTGTTGCCACCGCACACGACGTGGCTCGGCGCACCGCTTGTGGTCGGCGCCGGATTACTGATCGCCTGGCGCGAGCATTGCCTGTCGCTGCAAAAGGCGCGCGCGATGGTGGGGGAATAA
- a CDS encoding entericidin A/B family lipoprotein has protein sequence MAKKLILALGVAAITLATTACNTVKGLGRDVESVGEAGDRAI, from the coding sequence TTGGCCAAGAAACTGATCCTAGCGCTGGGCGTGGCCGCCATCACGCTGGCCACGACCGCTTGCAACACCGTCAAAGGCCTTGGTCGCGACGTCGAGTCGGTTGGCGAAGCCGGCGACCGGGCCATCTGA
- a CDS encoding ABA4-like family protein, producing MWQGLFTATNVVALLAWTVLLFAPRRPAPLALVLYLGVGLLCLAYVAMVAALVLGWADPVRDPGLAAIDFGNYSVAGLKDAFRSEGAIAVGWTHYLALDLFTGLWIARDADAKGFPRIAQGAVLLLTFLAGPAGLLVWLVVRERRARGPGGWSRKGKTPAG from the coding sequence ATGTGGCAGGGGCTGTTCACCGCCACTAACGTGGTGGCGCTGCTGGCCTGGACAGTCCTGCTGTTCGCGCCGCGCCGGCCGGCGCCGCTGGCACTGGTGCTGTACCTGGGCGTCGGACTGCTGTGCCTCGCCTACGTGGCGATGGTGGCGGCGTTGGTCCTGGGATGGGCCGACCCGGTGCGGGACCCAGGCCTGGCGGCGATCGACTTCGGCAACTACTCGGTCGCTGGGTTGAAGGACGCGTTCCGCTCCGAAGGCGCGATTGCCGTGGGTTGGACCCACTATCTCGCGCTCGATCTGTTTACCGGCCTGTGGATTGCCCGCGATGCCGACGCGAAAGGCTTTCCGCGGATCGCGCAGGGAGCAGTTCTTTTACTGACGTTTCTGGCCGGGCCGGCCGGTTTGTTGGTCTGGCTCGTAGTGCGCGAGCGGCGCGCGCGCGGACCCGGCGGATGGAGCCGGAAAGGAAAAACGCCCGCCGGTTAG
- the gcvPB gene encoding aminomethyl-transferring glycine dehydrogenase subunit GcvPB, with product MNAPNQSGWKPAMTPVSGHASQTVTGNRALMLEEPLIFEIGTTATTGVDLPTPVGGANRLGGLAREGEIGLPGLSEPETIRHYTRLSRQNYAIDLGLFPLGSCTMKHNPRLNEKVARMPGFLDVHPLQPVDTVRGALEVIDELAQWLITLTGMHGVAMTPKAGAHGELCGILCIRAALEARGDPREVILVPESAHGTNPATAAFAGYRVENIPATAEGRVDLAALKARIGPDVAGVMITNPNTCGLFERDMKAISDAVHAAGGYVYCDGANFNAIVGRVRPGDLGVDAMHINLHKTFSTPHGGGGPGSGPVVLSEALSPFAPLPFTTRRADGTVDLIEEENAGEEHPHTFGRMCAFHGQMGMFTRALAYILSHGADGLRQASGDAVLNANYLLRSLDDVLDAPFGASGPCMHEALFSDKGFAGGLTTLDLAKGMIDEGFHPMTMYFPLVVHGAMLVEPTETESKAGLDQLVLALRSLAERARAGDESLKTAPHFAPRRRLDETLAARKPVLAWEKPKAPAGEPTLNEQGGR from the coding sequence ATGAACGCGCCCAACCAAAGCGGCTGGAAGCCCGCGATGACGCCGGTATCAGGCCACGCGAGCCAGACGGTGACCGGCAACCGTGCGCTGATGCTGGAAGAGCCGCTCATTTTCGAGATCGGGACGACCGCGACCACCGGCGTTGATTTGCCTACGCCGGTGGGCGGCGCGAACCGCTTGGGCGGGTTGGCGCGCGAAGGCGAGATTGGCCTGCCCGGGTTGTCGGAGCCTGAAACGATCCGTCACTACACCCGGCTCAGCCGGCAGAATTACGCGATCGATCTGGGGCTTTTCCCGCTCGGCTCGTGCACCATGAAGCATAATCCGCGCCTCAATGAAAAAGTCGCACGGATGCCGGGCTTCCTCGATGTGCACCCCTTGCAGCCGGTCGACACCGTGCGCGGTGCGCTGGAGGTGATCGACGAACTAGCGCAATGGCTGATCACGCTTACCGGCATGCACGGCGTCGCGATGACGCCCAAGGCCGGGGCGCACGGGGAACTGTGCGGGATCCTGTGCATCCGCGCGGCGCTGGAAGCGCGCGGCGATCCGCGCGAGGTGATCTTGGTGCCGGAAAGCGCCCACGGCACGAACCCGGCGACCGCCGCCTTTGCCGGCTACCGGGTGGAAAACATACCGGCGACCGCCGAAGGGCGGGTCGATCTGGCCGCGCTGAAGGCACGGATTGGTCCCGATGTCGCCGGCGTGATGATTACCAACCCCAACACCTGCGGCCTGTTCGAGCGGGACATGAAGGCGATCTCGGACGCGGTCCACGCGGCCGGAGGATACGTGTATTGCGACGGCGCGAACTTCAACGCCATCGTCGGTCGGGTGCGGCCGGGGGACCTCGGCGTCGATGCCATGCACATCAACCTGCACAAGACGTTCTCCACGCCGCATGGCGGAGGCGGTCCGGGCTCGGGTCCGGTGGTGCTGTCTGAAGCGCTGAGCCCGTTCGCGCCACTGCCGTTCACCACGCGCCGAGCTGACGGGACGGTTGATCTGATCGAGGAGGAGAATGCGGGGGAAGAGCATCCGCACACGTTCGGCCGCATGTGCGCGTTTCATGGACAGATGGGCATGTTCACTCGCGCGCTCGCTTATATCCTGAGCCACGGCGCCGACGGACTGCGCCAGGCATCAGGCGACGCGGTGCTTAACGCTAACTACCTGCTGCGCAGCCTCGACGACGTGCTTGACGCGCCGTTCGGCGCCAGCGGGCCGTGCATGCACGAGGCGCTCTTCAGCGACAAAGGTTTCGCCGGGGGTCTGACGACGCTCGACCTTGCAAAAGGCATGATCGACGAGGGCTTCCATCCGATGACGATGTACTTCCCGCTGGTGGTGCACGGAGCGATGCTGGTGGAACCTACCGAAACCGAGAGCAAGGCCGGGCTCGATCAGCTGGTTCTCGCGCTGCGCAGTCTTGCCGAGCGGGCGCGCGCTGGCGACGAAAGTCTGAAAACCGCGCCTCACTTCGCGCCCCGCCGGCGGCTCGATGAAACGCTGGCGGCGCGAAAGCCGGTGCTGGCGTGGGAAAAGCCCAAGGCCCCGGCGGGCGAGCCGACGCTCAACGAGCAGGGTGGGCGGTAA